In Halococcus saccharolyticus DSM 5350, the following are encoded in one genomic region:
- the psmA gene encoding archaeal proteasome endopeptidase complex subunit alpha: MQGQSQQQAYDRGITIFSPDGRLYQVEYAREAVKRGTASIGVRTPDGVVLAVDKRFRSPLEERSSVEKIHKADDHIGIASAGHVADARQLIDFARRQAQVNQLRYGEPIGVETLTKDVTDHIQQYTQVGGARPFGVALIIGGVEDGEPRLYETDPSGTPTEWQALAVGSGRSEMLDHLEENYREEMDLDGGIGLALETLATATDDAIEASGTGVATIDVETERFRQLDDDEIESYLDEQDLDVDESDDE; this comes from the coding sequence ATGCAGGGACAATCCCAACAGCAGGCCTACGATCGCGGGATCACGATCTTCTCGCCCGACGGGCGACTCTACCAGGTCGAGTACGCTCGCGAGGCAGTCAAACGCGGCACCGCGAGTATCGGCGTCCGAACGCCGGACGGCGTCGTGCTCGCGGTCGACAAGCGCTTTCGCTCGCCGCTCGAAGAGCGCTCCAGCGTCGAGAAGATCCACAAGGCCGACGACCACATCGGTATCGCCAGCGCGGGCCACGTCGCCGACGCCCGCCAACTCATCGACTTCGCCCGCCGCCAGGCCCAGGTCAACCAGCTCCGCTACGGCGAGCCGATCGGCGTCGAGACGCTCACCAAAGACGTCACCGACCACATCCAGCAGTACACCCAGGTCGGCGGCGCGCGTCCGTTCGGCGTCGCGCTGATCATCGGCGGCGTCGAGGACGGCGAACCCCGTCTCTACGAAACCGATCCCTCGGGCACGCCCACCGAGTGGCAGGCGCTCGCGGTCGGATCGGGTCGCTCGGAGATGCTCGATCACCTCGAAGAGAACTACCGCGAGGAGATGGATCTCGACGGCGGGATCGGGCTCGCGCTCGAAACCCTCGCGACCGCCACCGACGACGCGATCGAGGCGTCGGGGACCGGCGTCGCCACCATCGACGTCGAGACCGAACGGTTCAGGCAGCTCGACGACGACGAGATCGAGTCGTATCTCGACGAGCAAGATCTGGACGTCGACGAGTCGGACGACGAATAA
- the guaB gene encoding IMP dehydrogenase, whose product MVSDRAEPFSEKLRVPEALTFDDVLLRPKESRVEPDDADTATRVSTSVELSVPVLSAAMDTVTESDLAIAMARRGGLGVLHRNMDIDEIVDEVERVKRADDLIIREVVTASPDQTVRAVDEMMDEEGVSGAPVVDDDGEVLGIISGTDIRPYLEVGDRDEVREAMTDEVITAPEDVDARDALELMYEHKIERVPIVDDGDRLVGLVTMQGILQRREYDTAARDADGRLRVGVAVGPFEKERAAAVDEADADVLFIDCAHAHNRNVIDSARELAAGVEADVVVGNVGTREAAQELVEFADGIKVGIGPGSICTTRVVTGAGMPQITAVAQVADVASQHDIPVIADGGIRYSGDAIKAIAAGADAVMLGSYFAGTDEAPGRVVTMNGKRYKQYRGMGSVGAMQSGGGDRYLKEADEDEDFVPEGVEAATPYKGSVESELFQLVGGMKSGMGYVGAGTIPEFKRRAEFVRVSSAGQTEGHAHDVVITDEAPNYSPDS is encoded by the coding sequence ATGGTAAGCGACAGAGCGGAACCCTTCTCCGAGAAACTCCGCGTTCCGGAAGCGCTGACGTTCGACGACGTGTTGCTCCGGCCGAAGGAGAGTCGTGTCGAGCCCGACGACGCCGACACGGCCACGCGTGTCTCGACATCGGTCGAACTCTCCGTTCCTGTGCTCTCGGCCGCGATGGACACCGTCACCGAGAGCGATCTCGCGATCGCGATGGCACGCCGGGGCGGGCTCGGTGTGCTCCACCGAAATATGGACATCGACGAGATCGTCGACGAAGTCGAGCGCGTCAAGCGCGCCGACGATCTCATCATCCGCGAGGTCGTTACCGCGAGCCCCGATCAAACGGTGCGAGCGGTCGACGAGATGATGGACGAGGAGGGCGTCAGCGGCGCGCCAGTCGTCGACGACGACGGCGAGGTGTTGGGAATTATCTCCGGGACCGACATCCGTCCCTACCTCGAAGTCGGCGACCGCGACGAAGTCCGCGAGGCGATGACCGACGAGGTCATCACCGCTCCCGAGGACGTCGACGCGCGCGACGCGCTCGAACTCATGTACGAGCACAAGATCGAGCGCGTCCCGATCGTCGACGACGGCGACCGACTCGTCGGATTGGTGACGATGCAGGGCATCCTCCAGCGCCGCGAGTACGACACCGCCGCGCGCGACGCCGATGGTCGTCTGCGAGTCGGGGTCGCCGTCGGTCCCTTCGAAAAAGAGCGCGCCGCCGCGGTCGACGAGGCCGACGCCGACGTGCTGTTCATCGACTGCGCGCACGCCCACAACCGCAACGTGATCGACAGTGCGCGCGAACTCGCCGCCGGCGTCGAGGCCGACGTCGTGGTTGGCAATGTCGGGACGCGTGAGGCCGCCCAAGAGCTCGTCGAGTTCGCCGACGGGATCAAGGTCGGCATCGGTCCGGGCTCGATCTGCACCACCCGAGTCGTCACGGGCGCGGGAATGCCCCAGATCACCGCCGTTGCCCAGGTCGCCGACGTCGCCAGCCAGCACGACATTCCCGTGATCGCCGACGGCGGTATCCGCTACTCGGGCGACGCGATCAAGGCGATCGCGGCGGGTGCGGACGCCGTCATGTTGGGATCGTACTTCGCTGGGACCGACGAAGCGCCCGGCCGCGTGGTCACGATGAACGGCAAGCGCTACAAGCAGTACCGCGGGATGGGCTCGGTTGGCGCGATGCAGTCCGGCGGCGGCGATCGGTATCTCAAGGAGGCCGACGAGGACGAGGACTTCGTTCCCGAGGGCGTCGAGGCCGCGACGCCGTACAAGGGCAGCGTCGAGAGCGAACTCTTCCAGCTCGTCGGCGGGATGAAAAGTGGGATGGGCTACGTGGGTGCTGGAACCATCCCCGAGTTCAAGCGCCGTGCGGAGTTCGTCCGAGTCTCCTCGGCGGGCCAGACCGAGGGCCACGCCCACGACGTCGTGATTACCGACGAAGCGCCGAACTACAGCCCGGATAGTTAG
- a CDS encoding RNA-binding protein, whose translation MTETPFHYVDLRAFCYATEDEARVERALRTLLPKEFAIDRVASEGHHGDRIVVLSARAENADDVRHVLDRLADLDLDRIRDELDERVNDNCALFMRLDKQAAYKGRVERGEGLELRGKIEAYPAKKESAVENAADALEARS comes from the coding sequence ATGACTGAAACCCCCTTCCACTACGTCGATCTTCGTGCGTTCTGCTATGCCACCGAGGACGAGGCCCGCGTCGAGCGTGCGCTCCGGACACTCCTTCCCAAGGAGTTCGCAATCGACCGGGTCGCGAGCGAGGGCCATCACGGCGACCGGATCGTGGTGCTGTCGGCGCGCGCCGAGAACGCCGACGACGTTCGCCACGTCCTCGACCGCCTCGCGGACCTCGATCTCGATCGCATCCGCGACGAGCTCGACGAGCGGGTGAACGACAACTGCGCGCTGTTCATGCGCCTCGACAAGCAGGCGGCCTACAAGGGACGGGTCGAGCGAGGCGAGGGTCTCGAGCTTCGCGGGAAGATCGAAGCCTACCCCGCGAAGAAGGAGTCGGCGGTCGAGAACGCCGCCGATGCGCTCGAAGCCCGGTCGTAG
- a CDS encoding MOSC domain-containing protein: MARLARIAVFPIKSLDPVACDTARIVENGGLEHDREYAMVDADDRYINGKRTPKVHRIRSTFDPGFSAVTLHREDVGGAERFDLETDRESAESWLSSQFDPPVQLKRETAGGFPDDTTLSGPTLISTGTLREVASWFPDIGVEELRLRLRANLEIDGVPPFWEDRLFADHDHLVAFEIGDVLFEGINPCQRCVVPTRDPHTGEAHDEFQRVFVEKREEMLPEWTDSDRFDHFFRLMLNTQVPESAWGAELAVGDEVEILGERPVEERSESA; the protein is encoded by the coding sequence ATGGCCCGACTAGCACGCATCGCCGTCTTTCCGATCAAATCGCTCGATCCCGTCGCGTGCGACACGGCGCGGATCGTCGAAAACGGTGGGCTCGAACACGACCGCGAGTACGCCATGGTCGATGCGGACGACCGCTACATTAACGGGAAGCGCACACCGAAGGTCCATCGGATTCGTTCGACGTTCGATCCCGGATTCTCCGCGGTCACGCTCCACCGGGAGGACGTCGGTGGTGCCGAGCGGTTCGATCTCGAAACCGATCGTGAATCGGCCGAGAGCTGGCTGAGCAGCCAGTTCGATCCCCCAGTCCAGTTGAAACGAGAGACTGCTGGCGGCTTTCCCGACGACACCACCCTCTCGGGACCGACGCTCATCAGCACCGGGACGCTCCGTGAAGTCGCCTCGTGGTTCCCCGACATCGGCGTCGAGGAGCTGCGCCTCCGGCTACGGGCGAACCTCGAGATCGACGGCGTGCCGCCGTTCTGGGAGGATCGTCTGTTCGCGGACCACGACCATCTCGTTGCGTTCGAGATCGGTGATGTCTTGTTCGAGGGAATCAACCCGTGCCAGCGGTGTGTCGTGCCGACGCGCGATCCACACACCGGCGAGGCCCACGACGAGTTCCAGCGAGTCTTCGTCGAGAAACGCGAGGAGATGTTGCCCGAGTGGACGGATTCCGACCGATTCGACCACTTTTTCCGTCTCATGCTCAACACACAGGTTCCCGAATCAGCGTGGGGAGCGGAGCTCGCGGTCGGCGACGAGGTCGAGATTCTCGGCGAGCGGCCGGTGGAGGAGCGTTCCGAGTCAGCGTAA
- a CDS encoding Rpp14/Pop5 family protein translates to MKHLPKHLRPRRRYLAVAIESWPDADLGKHAFQRACWYAAQNLLGDPGAADVDLRVLDFSFADGDGTAIVRVRREEVERARAAIACVDEVSGSPVGVRVLGVSGTVRACEERYIGRASREVAERNVVFADSQRPAVVRNGRFDVHGEPGFVGTTSLDI, encoded by the coding sequence ATGAAACACCTCCCGAAGCATCTCCGGCCGCGGCGGCGCTACCTCGCGGTCGCGATCGAGTCGTGGCCCGACGCCGATCTCGGTAAACACGCGTTTCAGCGCGCGTGCTGGTACGCCGCCCAGAACCTGCTCGGCGATCCGGGGGCCGCGGACGTCGATCTCCGAGTTCTCGACTTCTCGTTCGCCGACGGGGACGGGACGGCGATCGTCCGCGTACGACGCGAGGAAGTCGAACGGGCGCGGGCCGCGATCGCGTGCGTCGACGAGGTCTCGGGATCGCCGGTCGGCGTTCGAGTGCTGGGGGTGAGCGGGACGGTTCGTGCCTGTGAAGAAAGGTATATAGGTCGCGCGTCCCGAGAAGTGGCCGAGAGAAACGTCGTGTTCGCGGACTCACAGCGGCCCGCTGTCGTGCGGAACGGGCGATTCGACGTTCACGGGGAACCCGGGTTCGTGGGGACGACGTCGCTCGATATCTGA
- a CDS encoding class I SAM-dependent methyltransferase, with product MKKTIEEHAARFDDHATAYDESQDSDEYRAAASLVVKHASHEPDDTVLDLGTGTGAIALALAPDAERVIGRDISAGMMDEARTKAEEVGIDNLALAEGSFREPAVDDPVDVVVSNFAMHHLGNEEKIEAIETIAGLGPRKFVLGDVMLFGEADPDAPFYSPEVDDPATVGMLADALTDAGFSLTTVERVHDQVGVLVAERAAATDDAESTTNEGAARGFGLNGANEEE from the coding sequence ATGAAGAAGACGATTGAGGAGCACGCAGCGCGGTTCGACGACCACGCCACGGCCTACGACGAGAGCCAGGACAGCGACGAGTACCGAGCGGCGGCCTCCCTCGTCGTGAAACACGCCAGTCACGAACCCGACGACACCGTGCTCGATCTCGGGACGGGGACGGGAGCGATCGCGCTCGCGCTCGCGCCCGACGCCGAGCGCGTCATCGGCCGGGACATCTCCGCAGGGATGATGGACGAAGCCCGAACGAAGGCCGAGGAGGTCGGGATCGACAACCTCGCGCTCGCGGAGGGAAGCTTCAGAGAGCCCGCCGTCGACGATCCGGTGGACGTCGTGGTCTCGAACTTCGCGATGCACCATCTGGGCAACGAGGAAAAGATCGAGGCGATCGAGACCATCGCCGGGCTCGGTCCTCGAAAGTTCGTCCTCGGCGACGTGATGCTTTTCGGCGAGGCCGATCCCGACGCACCGTTTTACTCGCCCGAGGTCGACGATCCCGCGACCGTCGGGATGCTCGCGGACGCGCTGACCGACGCGGGCTTTTCGCTCACCACGGTCGAGCGCGTCCACGACCAGGTCGGCGTCCTCGTCGCCGAGCGCGCCGCAGCGACCGACGACGCCGAATCGACGACGAACGAGGGCGCGGCGCGCGGGTTCGGACTGAACGGGGCGAACGAAGAGGAATGA
- a CDS encoding GNAT family N-acetyltransferase, with the protein MEYDIVMEPPTPREFVHLRSAAGMRERSLDAARAGIGDECAAVTIRADGDLVGMGRIVGDGATVFQIVDIAVAPDHQGRGLGSRIMNELVSWLEANVPPSAFINLIASEPAFYEEFDFETCAPELVGMDLTLPTESESSHAQ; encoded by the coding sequence ATGGAGTACGACATCGTCATGGAACCACCGACGCCGCGCGAGTTCGTCCACCTCCGATCGGCGGCAGGAATGCGCGAGCGATCACTCGACGCCGCGAGGGCGGGGATCGGCGACGAGTGCGCAGCGGTGACGATCCGCGCGGACGGCGACCTCGTGGGGATGGGGCGCATCGTCGGCGACGGCGCGACGGTCTTTCAGATCGTCGACATTGCGGTTGCACCGGATCATCAAGGCCGCGGTCTCGGAAGCCGCATCATGAATGAACTCGTGTCGTGGCTCGAAGCGAACGTACCACCGTCGGCGTTCATCAATCTGATCGCGAGCGAACCGGCGTTCTACGAAGAGTTCGACTTCGAGACCTGTGCGCCCGAGCTCGTCGGGATGGACCTCACTTTGCCGACCGAATCCGAGTCATCGCACGCACAGTAG
- a CDS encoding DUF5794 domain-containing protein: MSHSQHPVALGLEQRVGGAARLLATVMALPLVDGIFPALVLAGALDGPLGILEVGLLVFGGSATVAVILAEMDGTWRDQVRTTLVVGVVVIAIAAIESALAPTIASLLNLAIFERFAAVVILAVAAKTASARVGEYLPRPAVIIGLGALASLDPAGARLVLVPDPALVIKGTLAAGVGVAFALGVAVCGPWLRTAVDVDRFRFGSAVALGVLALSVLGFVPDDAPLALSVLVVTGLLAFDPGEASDDPGTARRNGSDRSEPSENDQAVGTMADGGEPSGTRRASSDEQDEARPEETTRNSERRSGERSESDGGDTSTTDASTDTDIGSDRAPWL; the protein is encoded by the coding sequence GTGAGCCACTCCCAACACCCGGTCGCGCTCGGACTCGAACAGCGAGTCGGCGGTGCAGCCCGCCTGCTGGCGACCGTGATGGCGCTCCCGCTCGTCGACGGGATCTTCCCCGCGCTGGTGCTCGCCGGGGCGCTCGACGGCCCGCTGGGTATCCTCGAAGTCGGACTTCTCGTGTTCGGCGGCAGCGCGACCGTCGCCGTGATCCTCGCCGAGATGGACGGCACCTGGCGAGACCAGGTCCGGACGACGCTCGTGGTCGGGGTCGTCGTAATCGCGATCGCCGCGATCGAGTCCGCGCTCGCACCCACGATCGCGAGCCTGCTCAACCTCGCGATCTTCGAGCGGTTCGCGGCGGTGGTCATCCTCGCAGTCGCGGCCAAGACCGCGAGCGCGCGTGTCGGCGAGTATCTCCCGCGTCCGGCGGTCATCATCGGGCTCGGGGCGCTCGCCAGCCTCGATCCCGCCGGCGCACGGCTCGTCTTGGTCCCCGACCCGGCGCTGGTGATCAAGGGCACGCTCGCTGCCGGCGTTGGCGTGGCGTTCGCGCTCGGGGTCGCGGTCTGTGGGCCGTGGCTCCGGACCGCGGTCGACGTCGATCGGTTCCGGTTCGGCAGCGCGGTCGCGCTCGGCGTGCTCGCGCTCTCGGTGCTCGGGTTCGTTCCGGACGACGCTCCGCTCGCGCTCTCGGTCCTCGTGGTCACGGGGCTGCTCGCGTTCGATCCCGGCGAGGCGAGCGACGACCCCGGGACGGCGAGGCGGAACGGATCGGACCGGAGTGAGCCGTCGGAAAACGATCAGGCGGTCGGCACGATGGCCGACGGTGGCGAGCCGAGTGGAACGAGGCGAGCCTCGTCGGACGAGCAAGACGAGGCGCGACCGGAGGAAACGACTCGAAACAGCGAACGGCGAAGCGGTGAGCGAAGCGAGTCCGACGGTGGCGACACGTCCACCACGGACGCGAGTACCGATACCGATATCGGTTCCGACCGCGCGCCCTGGCTGTAA
- a CDS encoding DUF420 domain-containing protein, giving the protein MEFRARDHVPALTGVLSAISLALVFGAVLGTIPVESLPRVPSGIVDAIPHVNAAISLVAIGTITTAWRAIRRGNVDRHRALMLASLVLFVAFLALYLYRVALVGTAPFPGPETIYQFVYLPILAIHITLAIVCVPLLYYVLLLALTRPIEELPQTSHRRIGRVAASLWLVSFGLGVVVYAMLYVIY; this is encoded by the coding sequence ATGGAGTTCCGTGCACGCGATCACGTGCCCGCACTGACCGGTGTGCTCTCCGCGATATCGCTCGCGCTCGTGTTCGGAGCGGTTCTCGGAACGATCCCTGTCGAGTCACTCCCGCGCGTTCCCTCCGGGATCGTCGACGCGATCCCACACGTGAACGCCGCCATCAGCCTCGTCGCCATCGGCACCATCACGACTGCGTGGCGCGCCATCCGTCGCGGCAACGTGGACCGCCACCGCGCGCTCATGCTGGCGTCGCTCGTCCTGTTCGTCGCCTTTCTCGCCCTCTATCTCTACAGGGTCGCACTCGTGGGCACTGCGCCCTTCCCAGGCCCCGAGACGATCTACCAGTTCGTCTATCTCCCGATCCTCGCCATCCACATCACGCTCGCGATCGTCTGCGTCCCGCTGCTGTACTACGTGCTCCTGCTCGCGCTCACGCGACCGATCGAGGAACTCCCGCAGACGAGCCACCGCCGCATCGGGCGCGTTGCCGCGAGCCTCTGGCTGGTTTCGTTTGGCCTCGGCGTGGTGGTGTACGCGATGCTCTACGTGATCTACTGA
- a CDS encoding uracil-DNA glycosylase, producing MQNVTDRTSNPFGMRPPCEQFVPGYGDANADFHVIGDHPGVHGGVETGVPFTNAAGRRLQRVLHAAGLLDEPDSDAPTTDDVFFSYLHTCVAEHPTPASYADCERFFDAELRAISAHVLLPVGERATQYVLEHYTARPVSDDLDMDALHATELRGGGWLVLPIAEPAEWTEDEADRMTRALDTLLATDYRRETDLGRFIPGGDSYRVR from the coding sequence GTGCAGAACGTTACCGACCGCACGAGCAACCCTTTCGGAATGCGCCCGCCGTGCGAGCAGTTCGTCCCCGGCTACGGCGACGCTAACGCCGATTTCCACGTCATCGGCGATCATCCCGGCGTTCACGGTGGCGTCGAAACCGGCGTTCCTTTCACGAACGCCGCCGGCCGTCGCCTCCAACGCGTTCTCCATGCAGCCGGACTACTCGACGAACCTGACTCCGACGCCCCAACGACCGACGATGTCTTCTTCTCGTATCTCCACACCTGCGTCGCCGAGCACCCCACACCGGCGTCGTACGCCGACTGCGAGCGCTTTTTCGACGCCGAGCTCCGTGCGATCAGCGCCCACGTTCTCCTCCCGGTCGGCGAGCGTGCGACCCAATACGTCCTCGAACACTACACCGCCCGCCCGGTGTCCGACGACCTCGATATGGACGCACTCCACGCGACCGAACTCCGCGGCGGCGGCTGGCTCGTTTTGCCGATCGCCGAACCTGCCGAGTGGACTGAGGACGAAGCCGATCGAATGACCCGTGCCCTCGATACGCTCCTCGCGACCGACTACCGGCGCGAGACCGATCTCGGCCGGTTCATCCCCGGCGGCGACTCCTACCGCGTTCGGTGA
- a CDS encoding DNA polymerase Y family protein, whose translation MAERGDPRLPGVTDDDPDRVICHVDMDCFYAACERLRKPELRGEPVVVGMGYEPGESHGAVATASYEARAHGIESAQGIAAALDRLPRVEDIDDPDDTDAVGHYCAVDMEYYETVSDEVRSVLDDCAGTVRAVSIDEAYLDITDRTSWQRVDGRTLAEGYARHVKERIHESVGVVASVGVAPTMSAAKVASDHDKPDGLVVIEPGEVREFFAPLDVEAVHGVGPVTARELREIGIETAGDLAAADPDALAPFGERGREIRSFARGDDHRSVTPVGRPKSLSRESAFTEATADVEAKRERVATLTAAVADRADREDALYQTIGIKVVTPPFDVNTRARSLPGPVADADLVHDVALSLLAEFHEADVRKLGVRVSNLAFAAGEQSDLDGWETVEPVDKQADGRSDGGTDPTDENRSVGATELTEWTNEEPTIDEGDSDSRSDQGQRTLGEFDADG comes from the coding sequence ATGGCCGAGCGTGGCGATCCGCGCCTGCCGGGCGTCACCGACGACGACCCCGACCGCGTGATCTGTCACGTCGACATGGACTGTTTTTACGCCGCGTGCGAGCGCCTCCGGAAGCCGGAGCTGCGGGGCGAACCCGTCGTCGTCGGGATGGGCTACGAACCCGGCGAGTCCCACGGTGCGGTCGCGACAGCGAGCTACGAGGCCCGCGCCCACGGAATCGAGAGTGCGCAGGGAATCGCGGCGGCGCTCGACCGTCTTCCACGCGTCGAAGACATCGACGATCCCGACGACACCGACGCAGTAGGTCACTACTGTGCGGTCGACATGGAGTACTACGAAACGGTGAGCGACGAGGTACGATCGGTTCTCGACGACTGCGCCGGCACCGTCCGAGCGGTGAGCATCGACGAAGCGTATCTCGACATCACCGACAGAACGAGTTGGCAGCGCGTCGACGGCCGGACGCTCGCCGAGGGGTACGCCCGCCACGTCAAAGAGCGCATCCACGAGTCGGTGGGCGTGGTCGCGAGCGTCGGCGTCGCACCCACGATGAGCGCCGCGAAGGTCGCGAGCGACCACGACAAGCCCGACGGCCTCGTGGTGATCGAACCCGGGGAGGTCCGCGAGTTCTTCGCCCCACTCGACGTCGAGGCCGTCCACGGGGTGGGCCCCGTCACGGCGCGCGAACTCCGCGAGATCGGAATCGAGACCGCAGGCGACCTCGCGGCGGCCGATCCCGACGCACTCGCCCCTTTCGGTGAGCGCGGCCGGGAGATCCGATCGTTCGCGCGTGGCGACGACCACAGGTCTGTAACGCCCGTCGGTCGGCCGAAGAGCCTCTCGCGCGAGTCGGCGTTCACCGAAGCCACCGCCGATGTCGAGGCAAAGCGCGAACGGGTGGCGACGCTCACCGCCGCGGTCGCCGACCGTGCCGACCGCGAGGACGCGCTGTATCAGACGATCGGCATCAAGGTCGTGACGCCACCGTTCGACGTCAACACCCGCGCGCGCTCGCTGCCCGGTCCCGTAGCCGACGCCGATCTCGTTCACGACGTCGCGCTCTCCTTGCTTGCCGAGTTCCACGAGGCCGACGTCAGAAAGCTCGGCGTCCGAGTCTCGAACCTCGCGTTCGCTGCGGGCGAACAGTCCGATCTCGACGGCTGGGAGACGGTCGAGCCCGTCGACAAACAGGCCGACGGCCGATCGGACGGCGGAACCGATCCCACCGACGAAAACAGATCGGTGGGCGCGACTGAACTGACTGAGTGGACGAACGAGGAACCGACCATCGACGAAGGGGATTCCGACTCTCGGTCGGACCAAGGACAGCGAACCCTCGGTGAGTTCGACGCGGACGGGTAG
- a CDS encoding DUF5795 family protein — translation MADNRVVEGRMVTPEALAELIEDDDVMDAEPITDADRECPDCGGNVLEVGYMPQITEFVTGRKCQDCGWKETDTDED, via the coding sequence ATGGCCGACAACCGCGTCGTCGAAGGGCGGATGGTCACGCCGGAAGCGCTCGCCGAACTCATCGAGGACGACGACGTGATGGACGCCGAACCCATCACCGACGCCGACCGGGAGTGTCCCGACTGTGGGGGCAACGTCCTCGAAGTCGGCTACATGCCCCAAATTACCGAGTTCGTCACTGGCCGGAAATGCCAGGACTGCGGATGGAAAGAAACCGACACGGACGAGGACTGA
- a CDS encoding NUDIX domain-containing protein, with product MTLDELWFLADEADQRAARAYHDLLDGREPTMETTHHRRVSRGRFRTLAERIRETGAPYGAHTIVYRPSGELLLCRHDGVGLWVLPGGEIDGNEGFRAAAERELAEEAGIEANYDGLAIAARIEVRCDDHATWGVMPVFAAAAETTTTTMVADPDDEISAAEWFDNLPDDTRDREDLVAWRERVL from the coding sequence ATGACCCTCGACGAGCTCTGGTTTCTCGCTGACGAGGCCGACCAACGCGCGGCACGAGCCTACCACGACCTCCTCGACGGCCGCGAGCCGACGATGGAGACCACCCACCACCGTCGGGTATCGCGAGGACGGTTTCGCACTCTCGCCGAGCGCATCCGTGAGACCGGCGCGCCGTACGGCGCACACACCATCGTCTACCGCCCGTCGGGCGAACTCCTGCTGTGTCGTCACGACGGCGTCGGGCTGTGGGTGCTCCCCGGCGGCGAGATCGACGGTAACGAGGGGTTCCGAGCGGCTGCCGAGCGCGAACTCGCCGAGGAGGCTGGGATCGAAGCGAACTACGACGGCCTCGCCATCGCCGCACGGATCGAGGTCCGGTGTGACGATCACGCCACGTGGGGCGTGATGCCGGTGTTCGCCGCCGCGGCCGAGACCACAACCACCACCATGGTGGCCGATCCCGACGACGAGATCTCGGCCGCCGAGTGGTTCGACAATCTGCCCGACGACACCCGCGATCGCGAGGATCTGGTTGCGTGGCGCGAGCGAGTGCTATGA
- a CDS encoding RNase P subunit p30 family protein — MADCYEAVRAYPVGESTVARFALTAAAYEFDGIVVRNAPETGMVDEPDRDGPGREEIAAEYDIDVVDAVEIEADDASAASARVKDCRGERTLVLVEGSRTLNRFACEEPRVDVLTSPMADGDVNHVLARAAARNGVRFEFDLGRVLRLSGGRRVQALADLRKLREIVFQYDTPYVVSASPENHLQLRAPRELLAVGEAIGFDREQIERGLAEWGRLAARNRERLSESFIEPGVRRGRYEEDD; from the coding sequence ATGGCCGATTGCTACGAGGCAGTTCGGGCGTACCCCGTTGGCGAGAGCACCGTCGCACGGTTCGCCCTGACCGCGGCGGCGTACGAGTTCGACGGGATCGTGGTCCGAAACGCACCCGAGACGGGGATGGTCGACGAACCCGATCGCGACGGGCCGGGCAGGGAGGAAATCGCCGCGGAGTACGACATCGATGTCGTGGACGCGGTCGAGATCGAGGCCGACGACGCTTCGGCGGCGAGCGCACGCGTCAAGGATTGCCGCGGAGAGCGTACCCTGGTGCTGGTCGAGGGATCGCGCACGCTGAACCGCTTTGCATGCGAGGAGCCCCGCGTCGACGTGCTCACCAGTCCGATGGCCGATGGCGACGTGAACCACGTTCTCGCGCGTGCGGCCGCACGGAACGGCGTCCGCTTCGAGTTCGATCTCGGGCGGGTGCTCCGACTGAGCGGTGGTCGGCGGGTCCAGGCGCTCGCCGACCTCCGGAAGCTCCGCGAGATCGTGTTCCAATACGACACGCCGTATGTCGTGAGCGCGAGCCCCGAAAACCACCTCCAGCTCCGCGCGCCGCGCGAACTCCTCGCGGTCGGCGAGGCGATCGGGTTCGACCGCGAGCAGATCGAGCGGGGGCTCGCTGAATGGGGCCGACTCGCCGCGCGCAATCGTGAGCGCCTAAGCGAGTCGTTCATTGAGCCGGGGGTCCGTAGGGGGCGGTATGAAGAAGACGATTGA